The following are encoded in a window of Magnolia sinica isolate HGM2019 chromosome 11, MsV1, whole genome shotgun sequence genomic DNA:
- the LOC131219072 gene encoding protein neprosin-like: MSTPISCNSRILILVLLAISLVYGNARSLSKEEYMELKAQLKVLNKPAVKSIQTEHGDIFDCVDMYKQPAFDHPLLKNHTIQMRPTSYPEGMENQDPLNANLHIGLKDGGCPLGTVPIRRTKMQDLMRTKSLSDFGRKNVENGSQLNSPSGHHYAIANLRDQVLGTRVTMNVWDPILQDPSQFSLAQLWIVNDQSDQLNTIEAGWIVYPGLFGHSNPLLFVYWTADDYRSTGCYNLLCAGFVQVSRDIPVGSTIQPTSTYDGYQTEITLQVFKDPNSGDWWLTIGDNNIQVGYWPKSLFTTLADSASLVQWGGEIVTTESTQSPQMGSGHFPDEGFRKSCYLKKLMFVDNTNTFKDIPDNTFLYEDLTQCYRVIDGGNLGGDWGRHFYFGGPGGFLLAISLTYGNARSLSKEEYMELKAKLKVLNKPAVKGIQTQHGDIDCVDMYKQPAFDHPLLKNHTIQRDGYGTGCYNLKCPGFVQVSRDIAVGSTIQPSSTYNGDQRETTFQVFKDSSTGNWWLIYGNTQVGYWPRSLFTSLADSASLVEWGGEVYTESTQNPPMGSGHFPDEGFKKASYMKKLMFVDNTNTLRDIPSNSPLYQDLPQCYKVIDGGNLGGDWGRHIYFGGPGGC; encoded by the exons ATGTCCACTCCAATTAGTTGTAATAGTAGGATTTTGATTTTAGTTTTGTTGGCAATTTCTCTTGTTTATGGAAATGCAAGAAGTCTATCCAAAGAAGAATACATGGAATTGAAGGCACAGCTCAAGGTTCTTAATAAGCCTGCTGTCAAGAGCATTCAG ACTGAACATGGCGACATCTTCGATTGTGTGGACATGTATAAGCAACCTGCTTTCGATCATCCTTTGTTGAAGAATCACACTATCCAG AtgaggcccacttcctatccaGAAGGGATGGAAAATCAAGACCCTTTAAATGCCAATCTACATATTGGGCTTAAGGATGGTGGATGCCCACTTGGGACTGTACCCATTCGACGGACTAAAATGCAAGATTTAATGAGAACAAAATCTCTCTCTGATTTTGGTCGAAAAAATGTAGAAAATGGGTCCCAACTCAACTCCCCATCTGGTCATCAC TATGCAATTGCAAACTTGCGTGATCAGGTGCTAGGAACCCGAGTGACTATGAATGTGTGGGACCCAATACTTCAAGATCCAAGTCAATTCAGTTTGGCCCAGTTATGGATTGTCAATGACCAATCAGATCAACTCAATACGATAGAGGCTGGATGGATA GTATATCCTGGATTATTTGGCCACTCGAATCCACTGCTATTTGTGTATTGGaca GCAGATGATTACAGGAGTACAGGCTGCTACAATCTATTGTGCGCTGGTTTTGTACAAGTTAGCAGAGATATACCCGTTGGCTCTACCATACAACCAACTTCTACCTACGATGGATATCAGACGGAAATCACCCTCCAAGTATTCAAG GATCCAAATAGTGGTGATTGGTGGCTGACAATAGGAGACAATAACATACAAGTGGGCTATTGGCCAAAGTCCCTGTTCACAACCTTAGCTGACAGTGCATCTTTAGTTCAATGGGGTGGTGAAATAGTCACAACTGAAAGCACCCAAAGCCCTCAGATGGGCAGCGGCCATTTTCCTGATGAAGGGTTTAGAAAGTCCTGTTATTTGaaaaagctgatgtttgtggacAACACCAACACCTTTAAAGACATCCCTGACAACACCTTTCTCTACGAAGATTTGACTCAGTGCTACAGAGTGATTGATGGTGGGAACTTAGGTGGCGATTGGGGTAGGCAtttctattttggtgggccaggTGGAT TTTTGTTGGCAATTTCTCTTACATATGGAAATGCAAGAAGTCTATCCAAAGAAGAATACATGGAATTGAAGGCAAAGCTCAAGGTTCTTAATAAGCCTGCTGTCAAGGGCATTCAG ACTCAACATGGTGATATCGACTGTGTGGACATGTATAAGCAGCCTGCTTTCGATCATCCTTTACTGAAGAATCACACAATCCAG AGAGATGGTTACGGGACGGGCTGCTACAATCTAAAGTGCCCTGGTTTTGTACAAGTTAGCAGAGATATAGCCGTTGGCTCTACCATACAACCATCTTCTACCTACAACGGAGATCAAAGGGAAACCACCTTCCAAGTATTCAAG GATTCAAGTACTGGTAATTGGTGGCTGATATACGGAAACACTCAAGTAGGCTACTGGCCCAGGTCACTCTTCACAAGCTTAGCTGACAGTGCCTCTCTAGTTGAATGGGGTGGTGAGGTGTATACTGAAAGCACCCAAAACCCACCGATGGGTAGTGGCCATTTTCCTGATGAAGGGTTCAAAAAGGCCTCTTATATGaaaaagctgatgtttgtggacAACACCAACACTTTAAGAGACATCCCCAGTAACAGCCCTCTCTATCAAGATTTGCCTCAGTGCTACAAGGTGATTGATGGTGGTAACTTAGGTGGGGATTGGGGTAGGCATatctattttggtgggccaggAGGATGCTAG
- the LOC131218576 gene encoding protein neprosin-like encodes MNQFSMSTPISCSSRILILVLLAISLTYGNARSLSKEEYMELKAKLKVLNKPAVKGIQTQHGDIDCVDMYKQPAFDHPLLKNHTIQMRPTSYPEGMGNQDPSNANLEIGLKDGGCPLGTVPIPRTKIQELMSAKSISHFGRKNLENRRLYSTAGHHVSTFFFFWWIYADTCRIQAVHQDPKGIIFI; translated from the exons ATGAACCAATTCTCGATGTCCACTCCAATTAGTTGTAGTAGTAGGATTTTGATTTTAGTTTTGTTGGCAATTTCTCTTACATATGGAAATGCAAGAAGTCTATCCAAAGAAGAATACATGGAATTGAAGGCAAAGCTCAAGGTTCTTAATAAGCCTGCTGTCAAGGGCATTCAG ACTCAACATGGTGATATCGACTGTGTGGACATGTATAAGCAGCCTGCTTTCGATCATCCTTTACTGAAGAATCACACAATCCAG AtgaggcccacttcctatccaGAGGGGATGGGAAATCAAGACCCTTCAAATGCCAATCTAGAGATTGGGCTTAAAGATGGTGGGTGTCCACTTGGGACCGTACCCATTCCACGGACTAAAATACAAGAGTTAATGAGTGCAAAGTCTATCTCTCATTTTGGCAGAAAAAATCTGGAAAATAGACGACTATACTCCACAGCTGGTCATCATgtaagtacttttttttttttttggtggatttATGCAGACACGTGcaggatccaagccgttcatcaggatCCAAAAGGTATCATTTTCATTTAG